One genomic segment of Sebastes fasciatus isolate fSebFas1 chromosome 17, fSebFas1.pri, whole genome shotgun sequence includes these proteins:
- the mrps18b gene encoding small ribosomal subunit protein mS40, whose product MAVSLRGFTKVLIRLSPSVFHQPRLHQSCLQRLPGALWPALSPFLPPRHFFCKAASLQDEEVAPAAEALLRYKDRPWDYLESEEYIERYGTSTVWAGYRRNHKGGIPPQKTRKTCIRGDKICGNPCPVCRDPNVIIHHQNVKLLQQFISPHTGTAYDPTRTGVCMKQQKKLNEAIDTARDHGLLPFQIPYVEFSGEDYSNSHDAVGSTPPPRSLTSGDTWYKWYSEITPDENEVAKVKKTYKAYLK is encoded by the exons ATGGCGGTCTCTCTGCGAGGCTTCACGAAGGTTTTGATCCGTTTATCACCTTCAGTTTTCCATCAACCGCGACTCCACCAG TCGTGTCTGCAGAGGCTACCTGGAGCATTATGGCCGGCTCTCTCTCCGTTTCTACCTCCACGTCACTTCTTCTGTAAAGCAGCGTCGCTGCAGGATGAGGAGGTCGCTCCGGCTGCCGAGGCTCTCCTCCGCTACAAGGACAGACCCTGGGATTACCTGGAGAGTGAAG AGTACATCGAGAGGTACGGGACCAGTACAGTGTGGGCCGGCTACAGGAGGAACCACAAAGGAGGCATCCCCCCACAGAAGACACGCAAGACCTGCATA AGAGGAGACAAGATCTGTGGAAACCCCTGTCCAGTGTGTCGGGATCCAAACGTGATTATCCACCATCAG AATGtgaagttgttgcagcagttcATCAGTCCTCACACTGGAACGGCGTACGATCCCACTAGAACCG gtgtgtgtatgAAACAGCAGAAGAAGCTAAACGAGGCGATCGACACAGCGAGAGATCACG GCTTACTTCCCTTTCAGATTCCATATGTGGAGTTTTCAGGAGAGGACTACTCCAACTCCCATGATGCAGTGGGGTCCACACCACCTCCCCGGTCCCTGACCTCAGGGGACACCTGGTACAAATGGTACAGTGAAATAACACCCGATGAGAATGAAGTGGCtaaagtgaagaagacataCAAGGCTTACTTAAAGTGA
- the abcf1 gene encoding ATP-binding cassette sub-family F member 1, whose translation MPKKTKEEAEWVGDEAPAAAEKTVKKGKKDKKGKKTFFEELATDDKPEVDEVAVKETQGKQSQKKKKDRRKGKGDDEDKDVTLKLKKLSVQASDEEDEPVIAPPTKGNKKNKGGNIFAALSQGQSDDDEDEDADVDEDVKPAKKVVQFASDDDDDDDEEEEDDEAEKDDGAEKQTKTMKAEAKSKLADNDEDKKPKKGRRDQHKASARVKPAERPPSEDEDEEDSDGGEMMMSAEDAIAEQTKPQEDDPFANLSKKEKKKKKKLMEYERQVASIRAQNALEGDFSISQAEMSSRQAMLENASDIKLERFSISAHGKELFVNADLLIVAGRRYGLVGPNGKGKTTLLKHIANRALSIPPNIDVLLCEQEVVADDTPAVQAVLKADTRRLKLLEEERQLQARLEKGEDSVAERLEKVYEELRAIGAAAAEPKARRILAGLSFTSEMQNRPTKRFSGGWRMRVSLARALFMEPTLLMLDEPTNHLDLNAVIWLNNYLQGWKKTLLIVSHDQSFLDEVCTDIVHLDYQKLFYYRGNYLTFKKMYVQKQKELQKQYDKQEKKLKDLKAGGKSTKQAEKQTKEALTRKQQKGKKKGGQEEESQDATDLLKRPKEYTVKFTFPNPPPLSPPILGLHTVDFGYGPQKILFRNVDFGIDMDSRICIVGPNGVGKSTLLLLLTGKLTPTKGEMRRNHRLKVGFFNQQYADQLNMEETATEYLMRNFNLPYQDSRKCLGRFGLESHAHTIQISKLSGGQKARCVFAELSCRQPDVLILDEPTNNLDIESIDALSEAINEYKGAVVIVSHDARLITETACQLWVVEDGSINQIDGDFDDYKREVLESLGETVVNKVNP comes from the exons ATGCCCAAGAAGACTAAAGAAGAGGCGGAGTGGGTGGGGGATGAAGCTCCGGCAGCTG CCGAGAAAACGGTGAAAAAGGGGAAGAAAGATAAAAAGGGGAAAAAGACT TTCTTTGAGGAACTCGCCACTGATGACAAACCTGAGGTCGACGAGGTGGCTGTGAAAGAAACACAAGGAAAACAG TctcagaaaaagaagaaagaccGGCGGAAAGGAAAAGGTGACGATGAGGACAAGGACGTCACGCTGAAGCTGAAAAAGCTCTCGGTGCAAGCGAGTGACGAGGAAGATGAGCCGG TCATCGCCCCCCCCACTAAAGGAAACAAGAAGAATAAG GGTGGAAACATCTTCGCTGCTCTCAGCCAGGGCCAGAGTGATGACGATGAGGATGAGGACGCTGATGTGGATGAAGACGTTAAACCAGCAAAAAAG GTTGTTCAGTTTgcatctgatgatgatgatgatgatgatgaggaggaggaggatgacgaGGCAGAGAAGGATGATGGtgcagagaaacaaacaaagaccATGAAGGCAGAAGCCAAGTCCAAG TTAGCAGACAACGACGAGGACAAGAAGCCAAAGAAGGGGAGGAGGGATCAACACAAGGCGAGTGCA AGGGTGAAACCTGCTGAACGACCACCGAGcgaggatgaagatgaggaggatAGTGACGGAGGTGAAATGATGATG AGTGCCGAGGACGCCATCGCAGAACAGACCAAGCCGCAGGAAGACGACCCCTTCGCTAACCTCAgcaagaaggagaagaagaagaagaagaaactg ATGGAGTATGAGCGTCAGGTGGCCAGTATTCGTGCTCAGAATGCCTTGGAGGGAGATTTCTCCATTTCCCAGGCTGAGATGTCGTCCAGACAGGCCATGCTGGAGAACGCCTCCGATATCAAG CTGGAGAGGTTCAGCATATCGGCTCACGGCAAGGAGCTCTTCGTCAACGCCGACCTTCTGATCGTGGCAGGAAGAAGATATGGTTTGGTTGGACCAAATGG CAAAGGAAAGACCACACTACTGAAACACATCGCCAACAGAGCTCTCAGTATTCCCCCCAACATCGACGTGCTGCTGTGTGAACAGG AGGTGGTAGCTGACGACACGCCGGCGGTGCAGGCGGTGCTGAAGGCGGACACCCGCCGCCTGAAGCTtctagaggaggagaggcagctcCAGGCTCGGCTGGAGAAGGGAGAGGACAGCGTGGCTGAGCGGCTGGAGAAG GTCTATGAAGAGCTGAGGGCGAtcggagctgcagcagctgagcCCAAGGCCAGAAGGATCCTGGCCGGTCTGTCGTTCACCTCCGAGATGCAGAACAGACCCACCAAGAGGTTCTCTGGAGGCTGGAGGATGAGAGTCTCCCTCGCCAG AGCTCTGTTCATGGAACCCACTCTACTGATGCTGGATGAACCCACCAACCACCTGGACCTGAACGCCGTCATCTGGCTCAACAA CTACCTTCAAGGCTGGAAGAAGACTCTCCTCATAGTTTCTCACGACCAGAGTTTCCTTGATGAAGTGTGTACAGATATCGTCCACTTAGACTACCAGAAGCTCTTTTACTACAGAGGGAACTACT TGACCTTCAAGAAGATGTACGTGCAGAAGCAGAAAGAGCTGCAGAAACAGTACGACAAGCAGGAGAAGAAACTCAAAGACCTGAAGGCTGGTGGCAAGTCCACCAAACAGGCT GAGAAGCAGACTAAAGAGGCCCTGACCAGGAAGCAGCAGAAAGGCAAGAAGAAGGGaggtcaggaggaggagagccagGACGCCACGGATCTGCTGAAGAGGCCTAAAGAGTACACCGTCAAGTTCACCTTCCCCAAcccgcctcctctctctccacccaTCCTGGGACTGCACA ctGTGGACTTCGGCTACGGACCTCAGAAGATCCTCTTCAGAAACGTGGACTTTGGAATCGACATGGACTCCAGGA TCTGTATAGTTGGACCCAACGGCGTTGGGAAGAgtaccctgctgctgctgctcactggGAAGTTAACTCCT actaAAGGTGAGATGAGGAGGAATCATCGCCTG AAAGTGGGCTTCTTTAACCAGCAGTACGCTGATCAGCTGAACATGGAGGAGACCGCCACCGAGTACCTGATGAGGAACTTCAACCTTCCCTACCAGGACAGCAGGAAGTGCCTGGGACGTTTTGGCCTGGAGAGCCACGCCCACACCATCCAGATCTCCAAACTGTCCG GCGGTCAGAAGGCCAGATGCGTGTTTGCTGAGCTGTCCTGTCGTCAGCCTGATGTACTGATCTTG GATGAACCCACCAACAATCTGGACATTGAGTCAATCGATGCCTTATCAGAGGCCATCAATGAATATAAAGGAG CTGTGGTCATCGTGAGTCACGATGCCCGGCTCATCACGGAGACTGCCTGCCAGCTGTGGGTGGTGGAGGACGGTTCCATCAACCAGATCGACGGAGACTTTGACGATTACAAGCGGGAGGTGCTGGAGTCTCTGGGAGAGACCGTGGTCAACAAGGTCAACCCGTGA